The following coding sequences lie in one Hoplias malabaricus isolate fHopMal1 chromosome 14, fHopMal1.hap1, whole genome shotgun sequence genomic window:
- the her3 gene encoding hairy-related 3, which yields MGSESLIKSKVSIHKKVSKPLMEKKRRARINRSLDQLKTLLENLYSNNIRKRKLEKADILELTVKHLKHIQKTQKGLSSATRSICEYQAGFSSCVSSVNQYLLRADVSAVCRSAVLTQLSHSLLKARSSAPCYSTRDSDSSSPAHINSHALKRSSQNRSGQAPTVLQHIYWRPW from the exons ATGGGCTCAGAGAGTCTCATAAAGAGCAAAGTCTCCATCCACAAGAAG GTGTCCAAGCCACTgatggagaaaaagagaagagcGCGAATCAACAGGAGTTTGGATCAGTTGAAAACTCTTCTGGAAAACCTCTACTCCAACAAT ATCCGCAAGCGAAAACTTGAGAAAGCAGATATCCTGGAGCTGACagtgaaacatttaaaacacattcagaaGACCCAGAAAG GTTTGAGCAGCGCTACCCGGAGTATCTGCGAATACCAGGCGGGTTTTTCCAGCTGTGTGTCCAGTGTGAATCAGTATCTGCTGCGCGCTGATGTGAGCGCCGTGTGTAGATCCGCGGTGCTGACTCAGCTCTCCCACAGTTTGCTCAAGGCCAGATCCTCGGCTCCATGCTACAGCACCAGGGACAGCGACTCATCCAGCCCCGCCCACATAAACAGTCACGCCCTCAAACGCAGTTCTCAGAACAGAAGCGGCCAAGCGCCCACAGTCCTGCAGCACATTTACTGGCGGCCTTGGTAG